The following coding sequences are from one Rhodobiaceae bacterium window:
- the cpnA gene encoding cyclopentanol dehydrogenase, translating into MGRLDNKVALVTGGGSGIGRGSAIAMAAEGAKVLVTDIDVEGGEATVAQIKEAGGSAKFAPQDVTDEARWGEVVAIAVESFGGLHVLLNNAGIAIGAPVTEMSLEDWRVQTSINIDGVFLGCKYAIPAMTESGSGSIINVSSIAGLGGAPGLSGYCATKGAVRLFSKAVALECAQAGNNIRSNSVHPGIIDTAIWTKSIIDNDTFGNSEAIVDGANAIDPDTLASLSVPGGKAGLPADIAAGVVFLASDESRYMTGTELVIDGGMTAS; encoded by the coding sequence ATGGGACGTCTGGACAATAAGGTGGCTTTGGTGACGGGCGGTGGCAGCGGTATTGGGCGCGGCTCGGCGATTGCTATGGCAGCCGAGGGTGCAAAAGTGCTTGTCACAGACATTGATGTTGAGGGTGGCGAAGCCACTGTCGCGCAAATCAAGGAAGCTGGTGGATCTGCCAAATTCGCTCCACAGGACGTGACCGATGAGGCCCGCTGGGGTGAAGTTGTCGCCATTGCGGTTGAGAGTTTTGGCGGTCTCCATGTGCTGCTCAATAATGCCGGAATTGCCATTGGTGCCCCTGTCACCGAAATGAGTCTGGAAGACTGGCGTGTCCAAACGTCTATCAATATTGATGGCGTGTTCCTTGGCTGCAAATACGCGATCCCGGCAATGACTGAGAGCGGTAGCGGATCGATCATCAATGTATCGTCTATTGCTGGGCTTGGCGGGGCGCCAGGGCTTTCGGGGTACTGTGCCACCAAAGGCGCTGTTCGCCTTTTCTCCAAGGCGGTTGCTCTTGAGTGTGCTCAGGCAGGAAACAATATTCGCAGCAACTCAGTGCATCCAGGGATTATCGACACGGCGATCTGGACGAAATCCATTATCGATAATGACACGTTCGGCAATTCAGAAGCGATAGTAGACGGTGCCAATGCCATTGATCCTGATACGCTTGCCTCGCTCAGTGTCCCTGGTGGTAAAGCTGGGCTTCCCGCAGACATTGCTGCTGGTGTGGTCTTCTTAGCATCAGATGAGTCCCGCTATATGACAGGCACAGAACTTGTCATTGATGGTGGCATGACCGCCAGCTGA
- the kstR gene encoding HTH-type transcriptional repressor KstR, giving the protein MSVGASENLSITGQPSRRSRKKEQTRRGIFAAAMKLFADHDYDAVTIEDICDRADVAKATFFLHFPNKAALLTEFNERLTANLQERLINVSGSAEDKLRFMVSALVDDWEQNAQIMRKMVREFLNQPSLPEAATEANEGLLDLITNIVREGQQAREFGSKVAPDLVAAALVASWGSFVSAWSNNREDIPKSAGEDLLDIMLNGLKT; this is encoded by the coding sequence GTGAGCGTGGGAGCATCTGAAAATCTGTCGATCACAGGTCAGCCATCTCGACGCTCTCGCAAAAAGGAGCAGACCCGGAGAGGCATCTTTGCCGCTGCAATGAAGCTTTTTGCAGACCATGACTATGACGCGGTCACGATTGAAGACATTTGCGACCGCGCCGACGTCGCTAAGGCCACCTTCTTTCTCCATTTCCCGAACAAGGCCGCTCTGCTTACCGAATTCAACGAGCGTCTGACGGCAAACCTTCAGGAACGCCTCATCAATGTGTCCGGCAGCGCAGAGGACAAGCTTCGCTTCATGGTGAGCGCCCTCGTCGATGATTGGGAGCAGAACGCTCAGATCATGCGCAAAATGGTCAGAGAGTTTCTCAACCAACCCTCACTGCCAGAAGCCGCGACAGAAGCAAATGAAGGCCTTCTCGATCTCATTACCAATATCGTCAGAGAAGGACAGCAGGCACGTGAATTCGGGAGCAAAGTAGCGCCCGACCTTGTCGCCGCAGCCCTTGTCGCAAGCTGGGGATCCTTCGTTTCAGCTTGGAGCAACAACAGGGAAGACATTCCCAAATCGGCAGGAGAAGACCTGCTCGACATTATGCTGAACGGCCTAAAGACCTGA
- the limB gene encoding limonene 1,2-monooxygenase, with translation MPGPKLRFGAFIAPFHALDENPSLAMHRDMELVEWMDKLGYDEAWIGEHHSAAFEVIASPELFIAAAAERTKNIRFGTGVSSLPYHHPLMLADRINQLDHMTRGRVMFGVGPGSLPSDAFMMGIDVQTQRDKMDEALEVLVPLLRGETVTHKSDWFELNEAHLQMTPYSRPSVEIATASQVSPTGTTAAGRLGLSLLSLGATSSGGFNALASNWAIAEEKAKDHGNVMDRSGWRLVGPMHIAETREQARKDVEFGLKNWLAYFREVAALPLAPDDAGDPVDALIESGLAVIGTPEDAIAQLDRLEAQSGGYGAFLFMAHNWANFERTKNSYELMARYVMPKFQGLNTNREQSYAWARDNHETFMGAAIAAVGTRIAKHIEEKGTENISPDILAAAAEMHKTDAAE, from the coding sequence ATGCCTGGACCAAAACTACGCTTCGGTGCCTTCATCGCCCCCTTTCACGCTCTAGACGAAAATCCATCCCTGGCCATGCACCGCGACATGGAACTGGTCGAGTGGATGGACAAGCTTGGCTATGACGAAGCCTGGATTGGCGAACATCACTCAGCAGCCTTTGAAGTCATCGCAAGCCCGGAACTGTTCATTGCAGCGGCGGCGGAACGCACAAAAAACATTCGCTTCGGGACGGGCGTCTCTTCGCTCCCCTATCACCACCCTCTGATGCTGGCTGACCGCATCAACCAGCTGGACCATATGACCCGTGGCCGGGTGATGTTCGGTGTTGGTCCGGGCTCACTGCCATCCGACGCGTTCATGATGGGTATTGATGTGCAGACCCAGCGCGACAAAATGGACGAAGCGCTAGAAGTGCTCGTCCCTTTGCTTCGCGGCGAGACCGTTACCCATAAATCCGACTGGTTTGAACTCAACGAGGCACATCTGCAGATGACGCCCTACTCCCGTCCGTCGGTGGAAATCGCGACCGCAAGCCAGGTCTCTCCAACGGGTACGACAGCAGCAGGTCGTCTCGGCCTCAGTCTTCTGTCTCTCGGCGCCACCTCGTCAGGTGGGTTTAACGCGTTAGCCTCCAACTGGGCCATTGCAGAAGAAAAAGCCAAGGACCATGGCAATGTCATGGACCGGTCTGGCTGGCGCCTTGTGGGTCCGATGCATATCGCCGAAACAAGAGAGCAAGCACGGAAAGACGTCGAATTTGGCCTCAAAAACTGGCTGGCCTATTTCCGCGAAGTTGCCGCCCTCCCACTGGCACCTGACGATGCAGGAGATCCCGTGGACGCATTGATCGAATCCGGTCTTGCCGTGATCGGCACACCGGAAGACGCCATCGCCCAGCTTGACCGCCTCGAAGCACAATCCGGCGGCTATGGAGCTTTCCTGTTTATGGCGCATAACTGGGCAAACTTCGAACGCACCAAAAATTCCTACGAATTGATGGCACGTTATGTGATGCCAAAATTCCAGGGCCTCAACACAAATCGCGAGCAGTCATACGCTTGGGCACGCGACAATCACGAGACCTTCATGGGTGCGGCCATCGCAGCTGTTGGCACACGAATCGCAAAACACATCGAGGAAAAGGGCACTGAGAATATCAGCCCGGACATTCTGGCAGCTGCTGCTGAAATGCACAAAACAGACGCTGCTGAGTAA
- a CDS encoding long-chain-fatty-acid--CoA ligase FadD17: MGLIQSIGNDVTFARAALRSLKKVNAIYADETRTFADVIEDFARTKPNNIAIVSDQGTMTYAELDAAANRYARWAKEQGVGPDVSVALLMENRAEYLVAWIGIIKAGGAAALINTNLTGGPLVHSLSISGADHLVLGAELAENFSTAVDSLERPMKVWATGGAVQGTEDLDAVLADRSPEALPADYRKDLTTDNTALYIYTSGTTGNPKAAKIPHVRLLIMMGGFAAATNSTERDRMYVCLPLYHSAGGVCAVGITLTVGGSVIIKRRFSAREFWDDVVDHKATLFQYIGELCRYMLNTEIHPKERKHKLRTVVGNGLRPEIWPEFQERFKIPKVIEFYGATEGNVALVNYDGTVGSIGRIPKWAKSKYNVEIVKFDIESEEPIRGADGLCEVCAPGEVGEALGKIDPSLPTGRFDGYADKAATSKKILRDVFEKGDAWFRTGDLLKQDEKGYFYFIDRIGDTFRWKGENVATSEVAEAISVFEGIKEANVYGVNVPGADGRAGMASIVSSKEVDLPKLRTHLEKELAAYAQPLFIRIQPEIEITGTFKHRKVELVKEGFDPESVSDPIYFNDPAAKAFVPLDKALYDKINAGEVRV; this comes from the coding sequence ATGGGTCTTATTCAAAGTATTGGCAATGATGTGACCTTCGCGCGCGCCGCCCTGCGTTCCCTGAAAAAGGTGAACGCGATTTATGCGGATGAGACACGGACGTTTGCTGACGTGATCGAGGATTTTGCTCGAACAAAACCAAACAATATCGCCATTGTCTCCGATCAGGGTACGATGACCTATGCGGAGCTTGATGCGGCTGCCAACAGATATGCCCGGTGGGCGAAAGAGCAAGGTGTTGGACCTGACGTCTCTGTGGCTCTCCTTATGGAGAACAGGGCGGAATATCTGGTGGCCTGGATCGGGATCATCAAGGCGGGCGGTGCTGCGGCCCTCATTAATACAAACCTGACTGGCGGGCCTTTGGTGCATTCGCTCTCCATCTCTGGGGCGGATCATCTGGTCCTCGGAGCAGAGCTGGCTGAGAATTTCTCGACCGCGGTCGATAGTCTTGAGCGACCAATGAAGGTATGGGCGACGGGCGGTGCGGTTCAGGGAACAGAAGATCTTGATGCGGTCCTGGCGGACCGGTCCCCGGAAGCGCTTCCCGCTGACTATCGTAAAGACCTGACGACGGACAATACGGCTCTCTACATTTACACCAGTGGCACGACGGGCAATCCAAAGGCGGCGAAAATACCGCATGTCCGCCTTCTCATCATGATGGGGGGATTTGCTGCGGCGACGAACTCTACTGAAAGAGACCGGATGTATGTCTGTCTGCCGCTTTATCACTCTGCCGGTGGTGTTTGCGCAGTTGGGATTACGCTGACAGTAGGTGGCTCGGTTATCATCAAACGGCGCTTCTCGGCACGGGAATTCTGGGATGATGTGGTCGACCACAAAGCGACCCTCTTCCAGTATATCGGTGAACTCTGTCGTTACATGTTGAATACGGAAATCCATCCAAAAGAACGTAAGCACAAGCTGCGTACGGTGGTGGGCAACGGGCTGCGACCTGAGATCTGGCCTGAGTTCCAGGAGCGTTTCAAAATCCCGAAGGTCATTGAATTCTATGGCGCGACGGAGGGCAATGTGGCGCTCGTGAACTATGACGGCACAGTCGGCTCTATTGGCCGTATCCCCAAATGGGCAAAGTCAAAATACAATGTTGAGATCGTGAAGTTTGACATTGAAAGCGAAGAGCCTATTCGCGGTGCCGATGGGTTGTGTGAAGTCTGCGCCCCTGGCGAAGTCGGGGAGGCGTTAGGCAAGATTGACCCGAGCCTACCAACGGGTCGTTTTGATGGATATGCGGATAAAGCCGCGACCAGCAAGAAAATCCTCCGGGATGTGTTTGAGAAGGGCGATGCCTGGTTTCGGACTGGCGATCTTCTGAAGCAGGATGAGAAGGGCTACTTCTATTTCATCGACCGGATTGGCGACACGTTCCGCTGGAAGGGCGAGAATGTTGCGACCTCTGAAGTCGCAGAAGCGATTTCAGTCTTTGAGGGCATCAAGGAAGCCAATGTTTATGGGGTGAATGTACCCGGGGCCGATGGCCGTGCGGGCATGGCCTCGATTGTGTCTTCCAAAGAAGTAGATCTGCCGAAGCTGAGGACCCATCTGGAGAAGGAGCTCGCAGCCTATGCTCAGCCGCTCTTTATCCGCATTCAGCCAGAGATCGAAATCACAGGAACCTTCAAACACCGCAAAGTCGAACTTGTGAAGGAAGGGTTTGATCCCGAGAGCGTGTCTGACCCGATCTATTTCAATGACCCTGCAGCAAAAGCCTTTGTTCCGCTGGACAAGGCGCTTTACGACAAGATCAATGCGGGTGAGGTCAGGGTCTAA
- the tusA gene encoding sulfurtransferase TusA, with the protein MTENQDTVLDVTGLTCPLPVLRAQKRLRELSPGVILRVLATDPIAAIDFPHFCHESGHELLESTKEDKILIFRIKCRSEKI; encoded by the coding sequence ATGACAGAAAATCAGGACACGGTCCTTGATGTAACAGGCCTAACCTGTCCGCTGCCCGTCTTGCGGGCCCAGAAGAGGCTGCGAGAGCTCTCTCCTGGCGTCATCCTCAGAGTCCTGGCAACCGACCCCATCGCGGCGATCGACTTTCCGCACTTTTGTCATGAAAGCGGGCATGAATTGTTGGAGAGCACCAAAGAGGACAAGATCCTCATCTTCCGGATCAAATGCAGATCCGAGAAGATCTAG
- a CDS encoding acetyltransferase (GNAT) domain protein, whose translation MACALSLPIETERLCLRDFCSRDLEALHSYARLDEVTQYLMWGPNDLQASEAQLSTFIDAAADMPRTIYELALTSKPGRRVIGALCLYLDEPADGMPQGAELGFVLHPASWGKGLATEAAVALLTRGMSELELNHIWATCDTRNLASVGVLEKIGMIRQETIRSARDTADGLVDEHRYLYRAPRSA comes from the coding sequence GTGGCATGCGCTCTCTCATTGCCCATTGAAACAGAGCGGCTTTGCCTCCGGGACTTCTGCTCACGGGACCTTGAGGCGTTGCATTCCTATGCTCGTTTGGATGAGGTGACGCAGTATCTGATGTGGGGGCCAAATGACCTGCAGGCGAGTGAAGCGCAGCTTTCTACTTTCATCGATGCCGCTGCTGATATGCCGCGGACCATCTATGAGCTTGCGCTCACGTCAAAACCCGGCAGGCGCGTGATCGGCGCGCTTTGCCTCTATCTTGACGAACCAGCAGACGGCATGCCGCAAGGGGCAGAACTTGGATTCGTTCTGCATCCGGCGTCCTGGGGCAAAGGCTTGGCCACGGAGGCTGCTGTGGCGCTGCTGACCCGTGGCATGTCGGAGCTCGAGCTAAACCATATCTGGGCGACCTGTGATACGCGCAACCTTGCGTCAGTTGGGGTATTGGAAAAAATTGGGATGATCCGACAAGAAACCATTCGAAGTGCCCGCGACACGGCGGATGGACTGGTGGATGAGCACCGATATCTCTACCGTGCGCCGCGAAGTGCCTAG
- the spxA gene encoding regulatory protein Spx, which translates to MIKVNGLKACDTCKKARKWLDAEGLEHSFRDVRADAVTLSEVKRWGKAVGWDRLINKASTTWRGLSDAEKEAAAGPGAAQLLVDNPTLIKRPVFELGDAVLVGFKADQQAALKAG; encoded by the coding sequence ATGATTAAGGTAAATGGGCTGAAAGCCTGCGATACATGCAAGAAGGCGCGGAAATGGCTAGATGCGGAGGGGCTTGAGCATTCCTTCCGTGATGTAAGGGCAGATGCGGTCACTCTGTCGGAAGTGAAGCGCTGGGGCAAAGCTGTTGGCTGGGACCGTCTTATCAACAAAGCCAGCACAACTTGGCGAGGGCTTTCTGATGCTGAAAAAGAGGCCGCCGCCGGTCCTGGTGCGGCTCAACTTCTCGTAGATAATCCAACGCTCATCAAACGGCCTGTTTTTGAGTTGGGGGACGCGGTGCTTGTTGGCTTTAAAGCGGATCAACAAGCCGCCCTTAAGGCGGGATAA
- a CDS encoding DNA-binding transcriptional repressor AcrR, whose protein sequence is MMGLSTLKSGMGHKEPMSKILEELAVESKPAPTKRIRRSAEESRRVILDAAAKRLAEQGPEGIRLQDIARDVGISHPAILHHFESRAGLVNALVDRTTSQLREKLLGVLDGEDDQKIGAQMPSLVNNTFEALSDQGTAKLLSWMLLTDSSPEGNPTTGVMTEIADRGHAARCKLADSENVPHPDREETMFLVLLIANTAFGEAVVGDYFYEACGFGDDPEAPRRFRKWLGEMLGAYSLPDGFSVDKG, encoded by the coding sequence ATGATGGGGCTATCAACATTAAAGTCGGGGATGGGGCACAAAGAGCCTATGAGCAAAATACTGGAAGAATTGGCGGTCGAGAGCAAACCCGCCCCCACAAAACGCATCCGGCGCTCAGCGGAAGAGTCCCGCCGCGTCATCTTAGATGCCGCCGCAAAACGCCTCGCAGAACAGGGGCCAGAAGGCATTCGGTTGCAGGACATCGCCCGCGACGTCGGCATTTCACACCCTGCAATCCTGCACCATTTTGAAAGTCGCGCAGGTCTCGTGAATGCGCTGGTGGATCGCACCACTTCTCAGTTGCGAGAAAAACTGCTGGGGGTGTTGGACGGAGAAGACGATCAGAAGATCGGGGCGCAGATGCCGAGCCTCGTGAACAACACGTTTGAAGCGTTGAGCGATCAGGGCACCGCCAAGCTCCTGTCCTGGATGCTGTTGACCGACTCCAGCCCAGAAGGCAATCCAACCACGGGCGTCATGACAGAGATCGCGGATCGCGGACATGCAGCACGGTGCAAACTCGCAGACAGCGAGAACGTGCCCCACCCCGATCGCGAAGAAACCATGTTTCTGGTGCTTCTCATCGCAAACACAGCTTTTGGCGAGGCAGTTGTCGGCGACTATTTCTATGAGGCCTGCGGCTTCGGCGACGATCCAGAGGCTCCCCGTAGGTTTAGAAAATGGCTGGGCGAGATGCTCGGCGCCTATTCTCTCCCTGATGGCTTCTCCGTCGACAAAGGCTAA